A genome region from Dendrosporobacter quercicolus includes the following:
- a CDS encoding TonB-dependent receptor domain-containing protein: protein MKFGKKQNKSQVGLLAISLSVAMSLPAYAAENNYVFQFEEVVVTASGFEQDIVDAPASITVITKEEINRRGYVDLAGVLSDVEGVDVRSAPSRLGGASVSIRGMTSDYTLVLVDGIPQNGTKDVGPGGYSVGLGTFVPPLASIERIEVIRGPMSTLYGTEAMGGVVNIITKKITDEWRHNLTLDHTIHENSEWGSVTRYSLYSSGPLTEDKVGLALRGNFLRRGGSAVTNDQGNTVTARAVNPIALRNYSLGGKVTWKLDDTNSLWLDADTATSDFSKAPDQISTFFNPLRFDRDKLTLGSANKVSYGDWSTTLTYNATELKGYGAVTGGPPRELKNDNLIFETKLVAPAGEAHTLTVGGRYWDEELVDGVVASAGFGKLTAHTTSLFAEDEWRLREGLALTYGARYDRHSSFGGQVSPRGYLVWKADNKWTLKGGVSTGFKAPTLSQATDGHVGFTGANAVNPVYVLGNPNLKPEKSINKELGFYYQESSGFSANATLFHTDFKNRINSTDTWADENGQLYQSYENINKAKIEGLELGAKIPLAQDLALNLNYTYLTSEQIGGANDGLQLNSTPKHAVNARLNWQADEKTTAWLRAEYRAKMIRYNNKTLDATQQAVVDAFGKHLPSYTVLDLGVSRKLNQNVTLNFAVNNLLDKDFGESIRIGSATHYKYVGGPGQTPTGTYLAGRNYWVSLNYNF, encoded by the coding sequence TTGAAGTTTGGTAAAAAACAGAATAAAAGCCAGGTCGGACTCTTAGCTATCAGTCTAAGTGTTGCAATGAGTTTGCCGGCATACGCCGCTGAGAATAATTATGTTTTCCAGTTCGAGGAAGTGGTGGTAACGGCCTCCGGCTTCGAGCAGGATATTGTCGATGCGCCGGCCAGTATTACCGTGATTACCAAGGAGGAAATCAACCGGCGCGGCTATGTTGACCTTGCGGGGGTACTGTCCGATGTAGAAGGCGTTGACGTGCGCAGCGCCCCCAGCAGACTGGGCGGGGCCAGTGTCAGCATTCGCGGTATGACAAGCGATTATACGCTGGTTCTGGTGGACGGTATTCCCCAGAATGGGACAAAGGATGTCGGACCGGGCGGCTATAGTGTCGGGCTCGGTACTTTTGTGCCGCCGCTGGCGTCAATTGAACGCATCGAAGTCATCCGGGGACCGATGTCCACCTTGTATGGCACCGAGGCCATGGGCGGCGTGGTGAATATCATTACCAAAAAGATAACCGACGAGTGGCGCCATAACCTGACGCTGGACCACACCATTCACGAGAATTCGGAATGGGGCAGCGTAACCCGTTACTCTTTGTATTCGAGCGGCCCCCTAACCGAGGATAAAGTGGGACTGGCCTTGCGCGGCAACTTTCTCCGGCGGGGCGGCTCTGCTGTTACCAATGATCAGGGCAACACAGTCACCGCCCGGGCGGTCAATCCCATTGCCTTAAGAAACTACAGTCTGGGCGGCAAAGTGACGTGGAAACTGGATGACACCAACAGCCTCTGGCTGGACGCGGATACGGCGACCAGCGATTTTTCCAAAGCACCGGACCAGATTTCTACATTTTTTAACCCGTTACGTTTTGACCGCGACAAGCTGACGTTAGGCAGCGCTAATAAAGTTTCCTATGGCGACTGGAGCACAACCCTGACCTATAACGCCACCGAACTGAAAGGCTATGGCGCAGTTACCGGCGGCCCGCCCCGCGAGTTGAAGAACGACAACCTGATCTTTGAGACCAAGCTGGTCGCGCCGGCCGGTGAAGCTCACACGTTGACCGTGGGCGGCCGGTACTGGGATGAAGAACTGGTGGATGGTGTGGTGGCCTCTGCCGGCTTTGGCAAGCTCACCGCGCACACCACCTCGCTGTTTGCGGAAGACGAATGGCGGCTGCGGGAGGGTCTGGCCCTGACTTACGGCGCGCGTTATGACCGTCACAGTTCTTTCGGCGGACAGGTTAGTCCGCGGGGCTACCTGGTCTGGAAGGCCGATAACAAGTGGACGCTGAAAGGCGGCGTCAGCACTGGCTTCAAAGCTCCCACCCTGTCACAGGCGACGGACGGTCATGTCGGATTTACCGGCGCTAACGCCGTAAATCCGGTATATGTTCTCGGCAATCCCAACCTTAAGCCAGAGAAAAGCATAAACAAAGAGCTGGGCTTTTACTACCAGGAGTCTTCCGGCTTCAGCGCAAATGCCACCCTGTTCCACACTGATTTTAAAAATCGAATCAATTCAACTGATACTTGGGCGGATGAAAACGGTCAGTTGTATCAAAGCTACGAAAACATAAACAAAGCCAAGATCGAGGGGCTTGAATTGGGCGCCAAAATACCGCTGGCGCAAGACCTGGCGCTAAACCTGAACTACACCTATCTTACGAGCGAACAGATCGGCGGCGCCAATGACGGGCTTCAGCTCAACAGTACGCCAAAACACGCGGTGAACGCACGGCTGAACTGGCAGGCGGACGAAAAGACCACCGCTTGGCTGAGAGCGGAATACCGCGCCAAGATGATCCGTTATAACAATAAAACGCTTGACGCTACACAGCAGGCGGTGGTCGACGCGTTTGGCAAGCATCTTCCCTCCTATACAGTGCTTGACCTGGGCGTATCCCGTAAGCTGAACCAGAATGTCACCTTGAATTTCGCAGTTAATAATCTGCTGGATAAGGATTTCGGCGAATCCATCCGTATCGGCAGCGCTACTCACTATAAATATGTCGGCGGCCCCGGACAAACCCCGACCGGCACCTACCTGGCGGGGCGGAATTATTGGGTATCCCTGAACTACAATTTCTAA
- a CDS encoding siderophore ABC transporter substrate-binding protein, translated as MKKRLASWVAAATLAITLTGCATSGATPGQASAATSIKVTHNLGETEVPLNPRRVVVFDFSMLDTMDALGVAPILALPKNYAPAYLAKYKGDAYADVGDFYGKDLETINNFKPDLIILGGRQAKAYEEMQKIAPTIVMSVADSTNYMKELSRNNLIMGEIFAKKAEAQAALDKISARVKELRAVAEKNDSRALIVMVNDGNLSAYGPGSRFGLIHDVLGIKPVDPMIKPVRLGAEVDPIITKAGLNGMKIGFEYLEAKNPDMLFVIDRTVVVGGSQKAASTLDNALVRATNAAKNGKIIFLDPGTWYSSGNGLESSSMMIEEIAAVLGI; from the coding sequence ATGAAAAAGCGATTGGCTTCTTGGGTGGCTGCCGCTACGCTGGCAATCACTCTGACCGGCTGCGCAACATCCGGCGCAACGCCTGGGCAGGCATCGGCTGCGACTAGTATTAAAGTTACGCATAATCTTGGTGAAACAGAAGTACCCCTCAACCCGCGGCGTGTCGTTGTGTTCGATTTCAGTATGCTTGATACGATGGACGCGTTAGGCGTGGCCCCTATTCTTGCTCTTCCCAAAAACTATGCGCCGGCTTATCTCGCAAAATACAAGGGCGATGCCTATGCCGACGTGGGGGATTTCTACGGCAAGGATCTGGAAACGATCAACAATTTCAAGCCTGACCTGATTATTCTTGGCGGCAGGCAGGCGAAGGCTTATGAAGAAATGCAAAAAATCGCTCCCACCATTGTGATGTCAGTCGCTGACAGCACCAACTATATGAAGGAGCTCTCCCGCAACAATCTGATAATGGGTGAAATCTTCGCTAAAAAAGCCGAAGCCCAGGCAGCCTTGGATAAAATCAGCGCGAGGGTCAAGGAGCTCAGGGCTGTAGCCGAAAAGAACGATAGCAGGGCGTTGATTGTCATGGTCAACGACGGCAATCTCAGCGCCTATGGCCCCGGTTCCCGCTTTGGTTTAATTCATGACGTGCTGGGGATCAAGCCCGTTGATCCCATGATTAAACCCGTTAGGCTTGGGGCGGAGGTTGATCCCATAATAACTAAAGCCGGTTTGAATGGGATGAAGATCGGCTTCGAGTATTTGGAAGCCAAGAATCCGGACATGCTCTTTGTTATAGACAGAACCGTTGTCGTCGGCGGCTCGCAAAAGGCCGCCAGCACACTGGATAATGCATTGGTCCGGGCAACCAATGCGGCAAAGAACGGCAAGATTATTTTTCTTGATCCGGGCACCTGGTATTCGTCCGGCAACGGGTTGGAATCTTCTTCCATGATGATAGAAGAAATTGCTGCGGTGCTGGGTATATAG
- a CDS encoding CBO0543 family protein — protein MNYPSDEQIAEMMRQLTQARIENFLGQHMGIWQWWVLVILLIAPWFIWYKLVDKKRILEVTLFGVIIMVFTITLDEIGFVLSLWSYPVEVIPILPRLTSIDYTMLPIIFMLVYQYFPTWKNFFGALVVLSTVFSFVAEPIVVHLGFYVLIQWLYWYSFPIYIVMGLLARWIVRILIDIERAVKKDNDL, from the coding sequence ATGAATTATCCATCTGACGAACAAATTGCAGAAATGATGCGTCAATTAACCCAAGCTCGAATTGAAAATTTCCTGGGCCAGCATATGGGTATCTGGCAATGGTGGGTTCTGGTTATATTACTGATTGCCCCTTGGTTTATCTGGTATAAATTAGTCGATAAAAAGAGGATTCTTGAAGTTACCCTGTTCGGGGTAATCATTATGGTATTTACAATTACATTGGACGAAATTGGTTTCGTGCTTTCCCTGTGGAGTTATCCGGTAGAAGTTATTCCAATACTTCCCCGGCTTACTTCGATTGATTATACGATGCTGCCAATTATCTTTATGCTGGTATACCAATACTTTCCGACCTGGAAGAATTTCTTTGGGGCGTTAGTTGTCCTATCAACGGTATTTTCATTCGTGGCCGAACCTATTGTTGTCCACTTGGGATTTTACGTACTGATTCAATGGTTATACTGGTATTCATTCCCTATTTATATTGTTATGGGTTTATTAGCAAGATGGATAGTTAGAATATTAATTGACATAGAAAGAGCTGTGAAAAAAGACAATGACCTTTGA
- a CDS encoding penicillin-binding transpeptidase domain-containing protein — MKRLFLVLLAAALFSIGAAASVNAADSVERRDFEKYASGFTGTFILYDEAQDQYTVFNEPQSTIRLSPCSTFKIYNSLIGLETGVLDIEDVYTLFPWDGKQYSFPAWNRDQTLAAATRDSVVWYFQELASRIGEKRMQEYLDTIEYGNRDISGGLTTFWLGSTLQISAREQVDLLRKLYAGTLPFSPDNIEVVKRNITVSENNGIRLMGKTGSGFVDGKWTLGWFVGCAEKQGDRYFFAVNIQAPDGAAGGKAREISKAILKDLGIL; from the coding sequence GTGAAAAGATTATTTTTGGTTTTATTGGCCGCGGCGCTTTTTTCTATTGGTGCTGCAGCCAGTGTGAATGCGGCTGATTCCGTGGAGCGCCGCGACTTTGAGAAATATGCATCAGGATTTACCGGTACGTTTATTCTGTATGATGAGGCGCAGGACCAATACACCGTGTTTAACGAACCGCAAAGCACAATCCGCTTATCGCCGTGTTCCACATTTAAAATATACAATTCGTTGATTGGCCTGGAAACGGGTGTTTTAGATATCGAGGACGTGTATACATTGTTTCCATGGGATGGCAAACAGTATTCTTTTCCTGCCTGGAACCGTGACCAAACACTCGCAGCAGCCACTCGGGATTCAGTAGTCTGGTATTTCCAGGAACTCGCCTCACGCATTGGCGAAAAAAGAATGCAGGAATATCTCGATACGATTGAATACGGCAATCGGGATATTTCCGGCGGGCTGACTACCTTCTGGCTGGGTTCCACGCTCCAGATTTCAGCGCGCGAGCAAGTGGACCTTTTGCGCAAATTATATGCCGGTACATTGCCGTTTTCGCCAGACAACATAGAAGTAGTCAAGAGGAATATTACGGTGTCGGAAAATAATGGGATACGCTTGATGGGCAAGACAGGCTCCGGTTTTGTAGATGGAAAATGGACGCTCGGCTGGTTTGTCGGCTGTGCAGAAAAACAGGGAGACCGGTATTTCTTCGCCGTCAATATTCAGGCGCCGGATGGAGCTGCCGGCGGCAAGGCCAGGGAAATATCAAAGGCCATTTTAAAAGACCTTGGGATTTTATAA
- a CDS encoding cation:proton antiporter, which yields MHIPELISDLALMLLVAGIMTLIFKRFQQPLVLGYIIAGFMVGPYFTLVPAVTDVVSISTWSEIGIIILMFSLGLEFNLHKLASVGGTAIITAITEVVSMLAIGFACGQLMGWTVMNSVFLGGMLSMSSTTIIIKAFEDLNLKGKKFTELVFGTLIIEDIAGIFMMVMLSTIAVSQGISGGELAAHLLKMIFYLALWLILGIYLLPTILKDVQKLMNDETLLIVSLGICFGMVFLANYLGFSSALGSFLAGSLLAGTIHAEKIEHINKPIKDLFGAIFFISVGMMVDPSLIVKYAGPIVVITIATIFGKAMMSTLGVLLSGQSLKTSILCGFSLAQIGEFSFIIAALGISLGVISDYIYSIIVSVSVITTFTTPFVIRAAEGSYVYLDKYLPKKVSKYLNRHTSENQSETEQDSDWVAFFKKYFSRLILNVVIMLGIILAGTSFLEPFLAAHMPANLAALLATLVTLILMAPFLKQCLFKKNEYFIPLWFKSATNHLPLIMLILLRLGTLVFLVMLPFTIMLNFSTLYILVVAVGLVLLIARSDWLIAPYLKIEARFLANFNERKLEERKGKNIGHSWLDERIHVSKFRCSDQIAVLDKTLADLPETERSKLKIIKIIRGGKHINIPEGSEHIRANDIVFVAGSDKVLDSFAILAKVNLDKKEDGGYATLREFIKNQEAFEEDDQLLCYAVTVEKDSDLAGVAIKDSKIKSEWGGFLLGLERDLYPILAPDINMYIQENDLVWILGTQAMAGKLAKDDLL from the coding sequence ATGCACATCCCTGAGCTTATTTCTGATTTGGCTCTCATGCTGCTGGTAGCCGGAATTATGACGCTTATATTTAAGCGATTCCAGCAGCCCTTGGTTTTAGGGTATATTATTGCCGGTTTTATGGTAGGCCCTTATTTTACGCTGGTCCCGGCAGTTACCGATGTGGTAAGTATTAGTACCTGGAGTGAAATCGGTATCATTATTCTGATGTTCTCGCTGGGGTTGGAGTTTAACTTACATAAACTTGCTTCTGTTGGCGGTACGGCAATTATTACAGCCATTACGGAAGTTGTTTCAATGCTGGCAATTGGTTTTGCCTGCGGCCAGTTGATGGGCTGGACTGTTATGAACAGCGTATTTCTTGGCGGAATGCTGTCTATGTCCTCAACAACCATTATTATCAAAGCATTTGAAGATTTAAACCTAAAAGGGAAAAAGTTCACTGAACTCGTATTTGGCACATTAATTATTGAAGATATTGCCGGCATTTTTATGATGGTCATGCTGTCGACGATTGCAGTCAGCCAGGGTATTTCAGGCGGCGAGCTGGCTGCGCACTTGCTAAAAATGATTTTTTATTTAGCTCTCTGGCTTATTCTGGGGATATATCTTTTGCCTACAATACTAAAAGATGTGCAAAAACTGATGAATGACGAGACACTTTTAATTGTGTCTTTAGGCATTTGCTTTGGCATGGTTTTTTTAGCCAATTATCTTGGTTTTTCTTCGGCTTTGGGGTCTTTTTTGGCCGGTTCATTGCTAGCAGGCACGATTCATGCTGAAAAAATCGAACATATCAATAAACCGATAAAAGATTTGTTTGGCGCCATATTTTTTATTTCGGTCGGTATGATGGTTGACCCGTCGCTCATCGTAAAATACGCAGGGCCGATTGTGGTTATTACAATTGCGACCATTTTTGGTAAAGCGATGATGTCGACATTAGGCGTGCTGCTTTCAGGGCAATCATTAAAAACATCGATACTCTGCGGTTTTTCACTCGCACAAATTGGAGAGTTTTCATTTATAATCGCTGCTTTAGGCATCTCGCTGGGGGTAATCAGCGATTATATCTATTCGATTATAGTCTCAGTTTCGGTTATTACGACATTTACCACGCCGTTTGTCATCCGGGCGGCTGAGGGAAGCTACGTCTATTTGGATAAATATCTCCCCAAGAAAGTTTCCAAATATCTAAACAGACATACTTCGGAAAACCAGTCTGAAACAGAACAAGACAGTGATTGGGTTGCCTTTTTTAAAAAATATTTTTCCCGTTTGATACTTAATGTCGTTATTATGCTGGGGATTATTTTGGCGGGGACATCGTTCCTGGAACCATTTTTAGCCGCGCATATGCCTGCTAATCTTGCGGCATTGCTGGCGACGCTGGTTACTTTAATATTGATGGCGCCATTTCTTAAGCAGTGTTTATTTAAAAAGAATGAATACTTTATTCCGCTTTGGTTTAAAAGCGCAACAAACCATTTGCCGCTGATCATGCTGATTTTATTGAGGCTGGGAACATTGGTTTTCTTGGTTATGCTTCCTTTTACCATTATGCTTAACTTTTCTACGTTATATATCTTGGTAGTGGCGGTCGGGCTGGTATTACTTATTGCCCGCTCAGACTGGCTGATTGCTCCTTACTTAAAAATTGAAGCGCGTTTTCTGGCTAATTTTAACGAGAGAAAGTTAGAGGAAAGAAAAGGAAAGAATATTGGCCATAGCTGGCTGGATGAGCGGATTCATGTAAGTAAGTTCCGTTGTAGCGACCAAATCGCTGTTTTGGATAAAACATTGGCCGATTTACCGGAAACCGAGCGCTCAAAATTGAAAATCATTAAAATTATTCGGGGTGGCAAACATATTAATATTCCAGAAGGGTCGGAACATATTCGGGCAAACGATATTGTCTTTGTTGCCGGCAGCGACAAGGTGCTCGACTCTTTTGCTATTTTGGCGAAGGTCAATTTAGATAAAAAAGAAGACGGCGGGTATGCGACTTTGCGCGAATTTATCAAAAACCAGGAAGCCTTTGAAGAAGATGACCAGTTGCTTTGCTACGCTGTAACCGTTGAAAAAGATTCGGACTTAGCCGGCGTGGCGATTAAAGACTCTAAGATAAAAAGCGAATGGGGCGGATTTTTGCTGGGCTTAGAAAGAGATCTTTACCCAATTTTGGCTCCGGATATTAATATGTACATTCAAGAAAATGATTTGGTCTGGATTTTAGGTACGCAGGCAATGG